GATCAAAAACCCCGACAACACGAAAAACGAATCAACACCCAAAAACCCGCCCCGCCCCCACCACACCGACCCATGAAACGCCATCACCCCCAACACAGCCACCCCACGCACCCCATCCAACCCCGGCACATACACCAAACCGGGCGGAGGCGCGACAGGGCGGCCAGGGGGAGCGGACACGTCGACGCGCGGGCCCCGATCGGAGCGCGGAGCGTGCTCCGCGGGGAGCTTCTCGACGCCGGTCATGCCCTCCGGCCCTCGGCCTGGTGTGCGGACGGTCTCGTGGTGGCGGGCCGCCGTGCGGCGCTGCCAAGCGCGGGCGCGCGGCCGCGCGCGGCGGCATTGTACGGACGATTTGCGCCAGTCGTTCCGGCGCGGCGGAATCGCGCGCCCGGCTCCGGTGCCGCGCTAGACGACGAGGTCGTCGGGCGGGAGCTCGTGGCCGAGCGCGGCGGCGATCCGGCGCCGCAGGTCGGGAGGCACCTCGTCCCGGCACTTGAAGGCGATCACCTGGCGGAGCTCGATCTCGAAGTCGAAGCCCTGCGCGCATGGCGGGCACTCGTCGAGGTGGCGGGCGATCGCCGCCCGCTTGAACGGCGTGAGCTCGCCGTCGAGGTACTCGTAGATGCGCTGGATGGCGTGCTCGCAGTCCATACCGTCATCCCCCCGCGGCGGTCGACGCCCGCGGGACCAGTCCTCGTTCCTCGGCCAGATCCCACAACCGCTTCTGGAGCTGCTTTCTTCCGCGGTGGAGCCGGCTCATGACGGTCCCGATCGGCACGTCCATGATCTCCGCGATCTCCTTGTAGGAGAAGCCCTCGATGTCGGCGAGCAGGACGGCCATGCGGAACTGCTCGGGCAGGTCCTCGAGCGCCTGCTTCACGACCTGGTCGGGCATCGCATCGAGCACCTCCGCCTCGGGGCTGCGCGCGGCCTCCGCCGCCTCGAGCCCGCCCAGGCGCCGGAACAGGTAGAAGTCCTCGACGTCGTCGAGATCGACCTGCTCGGGCCGGCGCTTCTTCGAGCGGTAGCTGTTGATGAAGGTGTTCGTCAGGATCTTGTACAGCCAAGCCTTGAGGTTCGTGCCCTCCTTGAACCCGCCGAACCCGCGGTAGGCGCGGAGGTAGGTCTCCTGGACGAGGTCCTCGGCGTCCGCCGTGTTGCGCGTCATCCGGAGCGCGGCGGA
Above is a genomic segment from Acidimicrobiia bacterium containing:
- the rsrA gene encoding mycothiol system anti-sigma-R factor; the protein is MDCEHAIQRIYEYLDGELTPFKRAAIARHLDECPPCAQGFDFEIELRQVIAFKCRDEVPPDLRRRIAAALGHELPPDDLVV
- a CDS encoding sigma-70 family RNA polymerase sigma factor, which codes for MADQAQFADLAMPYMSALYSAALRMTRNTADAEDLVQETYLRAYRGFGGFKEGTNLKAWLYKILTNTFINSYRSKKRRPEQVDLDDVEDFYLFRRLGGLEAAEAARSPEAEVLDAMPDQVVKQALEDLPEQFRMAVLLADIEGFSYKEIAEIMDVPIGTVMSRLHRGRKQLQKRLWDLAEERGLVPRASTAAGG